One part of the Neodiprion virginianus isolate iyNeoVirg1 chromosome 3, iyNeoVirg1.1, whole genome shotgun sequence genome encodes these proteins:
- the LOC124300975 gene encoding proline dehydrogenase 1, mitochondrial isoform X3 — protein sequence MKVANAVLGDKLFAALMKATFYGHFVAGEDEQKIRPVLDRLRQFGVKPILDYSVEEDLSQEEAERREVQASVSEAGDEKQEGTIKKYHVEKSFADRRYKVASARTYFYLNEASCERNMDVFIRCLEAVAGASMGVGITAVKLTALGRPQLLLQLSEVIMRARQYMTDVVGGEGAVLAHHAKPDDFKRKFEEAHIRDEAPVQKFLEKIQADKEGNVIHLFPWSGILDENYELSETFQVPDIKTGKMVKLMTQLTPKEEEMFRNMVRRLNNIVSVAEKLDVRIMIDAEQTYFQPAISRLTLEMMRKYNTKKAVVFNTYQTYLQDAFNEVKTDLEQAERQNFYFGAKLVRGAYIEQERARAAAMGYPDPTNPSFEATTESYHKTFMECLRRMKQYKDKGEDPKKIGIMVASHNENTVRFAIEKMKEIGISPEDKVICFGQLLGMCDYLTFPLGQSGYSVYKYIPYGPVKEVLPYLSRRAQENKGVLTKIKKEKRLLAIEIRRRLLRGQLFYKPKGNYTPV from the exons ATGAAAGTTGCCAATGCAGTGCTGGGTGACAAGTTATTTGCAGCGTTGATGAAGGCTACGTTCTATGGTCACTTTGTGGCTGGAGaagatgaacaaaaaatcCGTCCAGTTCTGGACAGATTGAGACAGTTTGGTGTTAAACCAATTCTCGACTATTCCGTAGAAGAGGATCTTTCTCAAGAGGAAGCCGAACGGCGTGAAGTTCA GGCTTCGGTATCCGAGGCGGGAGACGAGAAACAGGAAGGTACGATCAAGAAGTATCATGTGGAGAAATCCTTTGCTGATCGGCGTTACAAAGTCGCCTCTGCGAGGACTTACTTTTACCTAAATGAAGCCTCTTGCGAACGGAACATGGATGTCTTTATTAGATGCTTGGAGGCTGTTGCTG GTGCCTCGATGGGAGTTGGCATCACAGCTGTGAAATTGACGGCTCTTGGTCGCCCACAACTTCTG CTCCAACTTTCTGAGGTGATAATGCGGGCGCGTCAATATATGACTGATGTTGTCGGAGGTGAAGGTGCTGTCTTGGCACATCACGCCAAACCTGACGACTTCAAGAGGAAATTTGAGGAGGCGCATATTAGAGACGAAGCACCCGTACAAaagtttcttgaaaaaattcaagcagATAAGGAAGG AAA tgTCATTCACTTATTCCCATGGAGCGGTATTTTGGATGAGAACTACGAACTGAGCGAGACTTTCCAGGTTCCAGACATAAAGACTGGAAAAATGGTCAAGTTAATGACTCAGCTCACTCCTAAGGAAGAAGAGATGTTCAGGAATATGGTTCGGAGACTCAACAATATCGTTTCA GTTGCCGAAAAGCTGGACGTTCGCATAATGATTGACGCTGAACAGACTTACTTCCAGCCGGCGATATCTCGGCTCACTCTGGAAATGATGCGCAAGTACAATACGAAAAAG GCCGTGGTGTTCAACACATACCAGACATATCTGCAAGATGCCTTTAACGAAGTCAAGACTGATCTTGAACAAGCAGAACGGCAAAATTTCTATTTCGGCGCTAAGCTCGTGCGAGGAGCTTATATTGAGCAG gaacGAGCCAGAGCAGCTGCGATGGGTTACCCAGACCCGACAAATCCATCATTTGAAGCTACAACCGAATCTTATCACAAGACGTTCATGGAATGCTTACGGAGAATGAAACAATATAAAGACAAAGGTGAAGATCCTAAAAAAATCGGTATCATGGTCGCTTCCCACAACGAGAATACTGTGCGATTTGCCATCGAAAA aatgaaagaaattggGATATCACCTGAGGACAAAGTCATTTGCTTTGGACAGCTACTTGGAATGTGCGATTACTTAACTTTCCCTCTTG GTCAATCCGGCTACTCAGTGTACAAATATATCCCTTACGGACCTGTGAAGGAAGTGCTGCCATACTTGTCCCGGCGAGCCCAGGAGAATAAAGGGGTGCTGACTAAAATAAAGAAGGAGAAGCGTCTTCTAGCAATCGAGATTCGTAGGCGCTTGTTACGTGGACAATTGTTTTACAAACCCAAAGGAAACTACACCCCTGTTTGA
- the LOC124300976 gene encoding UNC93-like protein isoform X1 — MGSLPNLHELSREKLESPVHRPAPIGGLGPIRLPPQPPPLMHTHRRARSSGHHHNALWDNDAMLEQHMATYSPISCRSARTSGLAWRRRESMSSSAGASSVRRLIAAVRSAPAGPRPPRKAVLRHCAALLLGHAAASAAMLPMFPLQAGLGAFNSHLGPVLLALLFATATLTSCFAPIIVQRVNTNLTLCVGHLVTSIFVGVHLYPEWYLLVPGYVLLGAWVSPCFLARTSQVNISAARLSLVSSDPEDPDETRRECLLRRLSRSLRLAEDMGLAVGCLLAAVLVKITDPTPPAESDGEIEDFCGAEYCPEENYFYNESLMLVPTAPHGTSTIMLSVWLGLSVLALAISCGLLDSRMKEPQTVSERSSTEHWFRAIKSAFQDPRLQLATPLALFIGLEQGFMFADFMEAYVVCALGGAGTVTLSFLSLALLQAIAGVTLSMLLRHIRRYFVVVVGLAFHACLLLVLVAWRPAGDDPALFHVISAAWGVCNAIWETLIYTLLQGLYPSTWQAPLSTSLFWRWLGLALALGLHGLVCTRIRILGLASMLVLSVTPYTWLEIRLAKRGKSLAPL, encoded by the exons ATGGGGTCACTGCCGAATCTTCACGAGCTGTCAAGGGAGAAGCTGGAGAGCCCCGTACATCGGCCAGCCCCCATCGGAGGCCTCGGCCCCATAAGGCTTCCCCCGCAACCGCCACCCTTAATGCATACCCACCGACGGGCGAGGAGCAGCGGTCATCATCACAACGCGTTGTGGGACAACGACGCGATGCTAGAG CAGCACATGGCGACGTACTCCCCGATCTCTTGCCGCTCGGCAAGGACTTCCGGCCTGGCTTGGCGTCGTCGAGAGTCGATGAGCTCTTCCGCCGGAGCGTCTTCGGTCCGGAGGCTGATAGCCGCCGTCCGCTCGGCCCCCGCTGGTCCACGACCCCCGAGGAAGGCGGTCCTCAGACACTGCGCCGCACTTCTCCTCGGTCACGCAGCCGCGTCAGCGGCGATGCTGCCGATGTTCCCCCTGCAGGCCGGCCTGGGAGCGTTCAACTCTCACCTTGGTCCGGTCCTGCTGGCGCTCCTCTTCGCGACGGCGACCTTGACGTCCTGTTTCGCCCCGATAATCGTCCAGCGGGTGAACACGAACCTGACGCTGTGCGTGGGGCACCTGGTGACGAGCATCTTCGTCGGGGTGCACCTCTACCCCGAGTGGTACCTCCTGGTGCCGGGCTACGTGCTGCTCGGCGCCTGGGTGAGCCCCTGTTTCCTGGCGCGAACTTCTCAGGTGAACATATCAGCGGCGAGACTGAGTCTTGTCAGTTCGGACCCCGAGGACCCGGACGAGACGAGGCGCGAATGTCTTCTTCGACGGCTCAGCCGAAGCCTGAGACTTGCCGAGGACATGGGTCTCGCCGTAG GCTGCCTGCTCGCTGCTGTCCTCGTAAAGATCACCGACCCAACGCCTCCCGCGGAGAGCGACGGCGAGATAGAAGACTTCTGCGGGGCGGAATACTGCCCCGAGGAGAATTACTTCTACAACGAGAGCCTGATGCTCGTTCCCACCGCGCCGCACGGCACTTCCACCATAATGCTCAGCGTCTGGCTCGGCCTCAGTGTACTCGCCTTGGCCATCTCTTGCGGGCTGTTAGACTCGCGGATGAAGGAACCACAGACCGTCAGCGAACGCTCGAGTACCGAACACTGGTTCCGGGCGATCAAATCCGCCTTCCAGGACCCCCGGCTCCAGTTGGCCACCCCTCTGGCGCTTTTTATCGGCCTGGAACAAGGCTTCATGTTCGCTGACTTTATGGAA GCGTACGTCGTTTGCGCCCTGGGAGGAGCTGGGACGGTCACTCTCAGTTTTTTGAGTCTCGCCCTGCTGCAGGCGATTGCTGGGGTCACACTCTCGATGCTGCTCAGACACATCAGAAGATACTTTGTCGTTG TGGTCGGATTAGCATTTCATGCTTGCCTGCTTCTCGTCCTCGTGGCTTGGAGACCTGCCGGTGACGATCCGGCTCTTTTTCACGTTATTTCCGCCGCCTGGGGCGTCTGCAATGCGATTTGGGAAACCTTGATTTACA CTCTACTGCAAGGACTTTACCCCAGCACGTGGCAAGCCCCTCTCTCGACTTCGCTGTTCTGGCGATGGCTGGGTTTGGCTCTGGCGCTTGGGTTGCACGGACTTGTCTGCACGCGTATCCGCATTCTCGGCTTAGCATCGATGCTGGTGTTATCGGTAACCCCGTATACTTGGTTGGAAATCCGACTAGCCAAGAGAGGCAAAAGCTTGGCACCATTGTGA
- the LOC124300976 gene encoding UNC93-like protein isoform X2, with protein sequence MGSLPNLHELSREKLESPVHRPAPIGGLGPIRLPPQPPPLMHTHRRARSSGHHHNALWDNDAMLEHMATYSPISCRSARTSGLAWRRRESMSSSAGASSVRRLIAAVRSAPAGPRPPRKAVLRHCAALLLGHAAASAAMLPMFPLQAGLGAFNSHLGPVLLALLFATATLTSCFAPIIVQRVNTNLTLCVGHLVTSIFVGVHLYPEWYLLVPGYVLLGAWVSPCFLARTSQVNISAARLSLVSSDPEDPDETRRECLLRRLSRSLRLAEDMGLAVGCLLAAVLVKITDPTPPAESDGEIEDFCGAEYCPEENYFYNESLMLVPTAPHGTSTIMLSVWLGLSVLALAISCGLLDSRMKEPQTVSERSSTEHWFRAIKSAFQDPRLQLATPLALFIGLEQGFMFADFMEAYVVCALGGAGTVTLSFLSLALLQAIAGVTLSMLLRHIRRYFVVVVGLAFHACLLLVLVAWRPAGDDPALFHVISAAWGVCNAIWETLIYTLLQGLYPSTWQAPLSTSLFWRWLGLALALGLHGLVCTRIRILGLASMLVLSVTPYTWLEIRLAKRGKSLAPL encoded by the exons ATGGGGTCACTGCCGAATCTTCACGAGCTGTCAAGGGAGAAGCTGGAGAGCCCCGTACATCGGCCAGCCCCCATCGGAGGCCTCGGCCCCATAAGGCTTCCCCCGCAACCGCCACCCTTAATGCATACCCACCGACGGGCGAGGAGCAGCGGTCATCATCACAACGCGTTGTGGGACAACGACGCGATGCTAGAG CACATGGCGACGTACTCCCCGATCTCTTGCCGCTCGGCAAGGACTTCCGGCCTGGCTTGGCGTCGTCGAGAGTCGATGAGCTCTTCCGCCGGAGCGTCTTCGGTCCGGAGGCTGATAGCCGCCGTCCGCTCGGCCCCCGCTGGTCCACGACCCCCGAGGAAGGCGGTCCTCAGACACTGCGCCGCACTTCTCCTCGGTCACGCAGCCGCGTCAGCGGCGATGCTGCCGATGTTCCCCCTGCAGGCCGGCCTGGGAGCGTTCAACTCTCACCTTGGTCCGGTCCTGCTGGCGCTCCTCTTCGCGACGGCGACCTTGACGTCCTGTTTCGCCCCGATAATCGTCCAGCGGGTGAACACGAACCTGACGCTGTGCGTGGGGCACCTGGTGACGAGCATCTTCGTCGGGGTGCACCTCTACCCCGAGTGGTACCTCCTGGTGCCGGGCTACGTGCTGCTCGGCGCCTGGGTGAGCCCCTGTTTCCTGGCGCGAACTTCTCAGGTGAACATATCAGCGGCGAGACTGAGTCTTGTCAGTTCGGACCCCGAGGACCCGGACGAGACGAGGCGCGAATGTCTTCTTCGACGGCTCAGCCGAAGCCTGAGACTTGCCGAGGACATGGGTCTCGCCGTAG GCTGCCTGCTCGCTGCTGTCCTCGTAAAGATCACCGACCCAACGCCTCCCGCGGAGAGCGACGGCGAGATAGAAGACTTCTGCGGGGCGGAATACTGCCCCGAGGAGAATTACTTCTACAACGAGAGCCTGATGCTCGTTCCCACCGCGCCGCACGGCACTTCCACCATAATGCTCAGCGTCTGGCTCGGCCTCAGTGTACTCGCCTTGGCCATCTCTTGCGGGCTGTTAGACTCGCGGATGAAGGAACCACAGACCGTCAGCGAACGCTCGAGTACCGAACACTGGTTCCGGGCGATCAAATCCGCCTTCCAGGACCCCCGGCTCCAGTTGGCCACCCCTCTGGCGCTTTTTATCGGCCTGGAACAAGGCTTCATGTTCGCTGACTTTATGGAA GCGTACGTCGTTTGCGCCCTGGGAGGAGCTGGGACGGTCACTCTCAGTTTTTTGAGTCTCGCCCTGCTGCAGGCGATTGCTGGGGTCACACTCTCGATGCTGCTCAGACACATCAGAAGATACTTTGTCGTTG TGGTCGGATTAGCATTTCATGCTTGCCTGCTTCTCGTCCTCGTGGCTTGGAGACCTGCCGGTGACGATCCGGCTCTTTTTCACGTTATTTCCGCCGCCTGGGGCGTCTGCAATGCGATTTGGGAAACCTTGATTTACA CTCTACTGCAAGGACTTTACCCCAGCACGTGGCAAGCCCCTCTCTCGACTTCGCTGTTCTGGCGATGGCTGGGTTTGGCTCTGGCGCTTGGGTTGCACGGACTTGTCTGCACGCGTATCCGCATTCTCGGCTTAGCATCGATGCTGGTGTTATCGGTAACCCCGTATACTTGGTTGGAAATCCGACTAGCCAAGAGAGGCAAAAGCTTGGCACCATTGTGA